One Bacilli bacterium genomic window carries:
- the spoIIIAA gene encoding stage III sporulation protein AA, with amino-acid sequence MLESVLSLLPEPLHSQIRRLPRDVLSGLEELRIRAGRPLEIGFSGDYAFVTAGGEPTRSHLRAFIPDRELCRKLIDILTCHSVYALEEELKRGYITIRGGHRVGIAGGAAVEQGKVKFIKDIASFNIRIARQVIGVGAALLPGLVDVPNQTICHTLIVSPPQQGKTTLIRDLARLLSSGEWPNGLPWRGKKVGIVDERSEIAGCEAGVPTFDLGPRTDVLDRCPKAEGMMMLIRSMSPEVLVVDEIGTAEDAEALKEAIKAGVRVLATAHGADLAELACRPTFREMIAGNLFERFVILRRSGGGTPEMKLCAADGSQLVRVAAGAAAAWQKGMTPC; translated from the coding sequence TATCCGGCCTGGAGGAATTGCGGATACGAGCGGGACGGCCGTTGGAAATCGGTTTTTCCGGGGATTATGCTTTTGTAACCGCCGGGGGCGAACCAACGCGCAGCCACTTGCGCGCTTTTATTCCGGATCGGGAATTATGTCGCAAGCTGATTGATATTTTAACCTGCCACTCGGTTTATGCGTTGGAAGAAGAACTGAAACGAGGCTATATTACGATCCGCGGCGGCCATCGCGTGGGCATTGCCGGAGGCGCGGCGGTAGAACAGGGGAAAGTGAAATTCATTAAAGACATCGCCAGTTTTAACATACGGATCGCCCGCCAGGTGATTGGAGTGGGAGCAGCCCTGCTGCCCGGCCTCGTGGATGTGCCGAACCAAACCATCTGCCACACGCTGATCGTTTCGCCGCCGCAGCAAGGCAAAACAACATTAATCCGCGATTTGGCCCGGTTATTGTCTTCCGGCGAATGGCCCAACGGCTTGCCGTGGCGGGGCAAAAAAGTGGGGATCGTCGATGAGCGATCCGAAATCGCGGGTTGTGAAGCCGGCGTTCCGACCTTCGACCTTGGTCCCAGAACCGATGTGCTCGATCGCTGCCCCAAGGCGGAAGGAATGATGATGCTGATCCGCTCCATGTCGCCCGAAGTGCTGGTGGTGGATGAAATCGGCACAGCCGAGGATGCCGAAGCGCTTAAGGAGGCCATTAAAGCGGGCGTGCGCGTGCTGGCGACGGCGCACGGCGCGGATTTGGCGGAGCTTGCTTGCCGCCCGACTTTCCGCGAAATGATCGCGGGCAATTTGTTTGAACGGTTTGTCATATTGCGCCGCAGCGGCGGCGGAACGCCGGAAATGAAGCTTTGTGCGGCGGACGGTTCGCAGCTTGTCCGCGTGGCCGCAGGCGCCGCCGCAGCTTGGCAGAAAGGGATGACGCCGTGCTGA